TTGTTGTTTGCTGACTTGAACGTGGGAAGTTTACTTAATGTGGAGGCGCCAGAGCTCTGTCGCTCCACTTGAGTGTGTGGATGGACGGCAGCATGTCAAGGCTCCTGGCTACATGCTGCGGCTGTAGAGCCCAGAGTGAGAGTCGACATCCTTTTCCACTGAGCACTGGAGAAAGCAACAGCTGTGCAAACTGATaagctgagctgcagaggcgAGGAAAAGGACCTGGGAGGCGGAGGCCGACTCCAGAGCCAGAGAGGGAAGAAAGCCAGTCTGGGAATGCATATGATTAAAGCAGCAGGCCGCGGCGCCACCGCTTTAGGCCGACCCGACTAACAGGAGCCGGCTCTGCGTGTATCTCACATCATTCTGATCTGAACCTCGAAGCGTGGCGTCCATCTCTGCAGCCCGtggaggttgttgttgttgtctgcaATAGGTGGTGTTTGTCTCATGGCTTTGTTTTCTGGTTTCAGTGGACATATGGTCAGTGGGGTGCATCATGGGAGAAATGGTGAAGGGCAGCGTCATCTTCCAGGGCACCGACCGTATCCTTCACAGCTCGTGCCTCTCACTGACCCCATTTATTTCCATCTTAAAACCTCTCTTGAAAAAAGACATTCCTCTGCTGAGACATCCGACAAAAATCTGCTGAATCACTTTTTACtgggatttattcatttaagcAGGACTGTGCTCTTAATTAACAACAGCCTGGATTCATAAATGTAAAACTGATTTGCCCCTAAAGTGTCTTAGGGACTTTAAATAATGCCTAAATCTTTTTAGTTGATAAGAATCTTCCAGTTGTTTCCCTCTGGTTCCACTGTTGCTGTCACGTCCATGCTGCTGGGTTTCCATAATGAACGAGCTCTTCAGACATCGACCAGTGGAATAAGGTCATTGAGGTTCTGGGCACACCCAACCTGGAATTTATGAACCGACTGATGGAGACTGTTAGGAACTACGTGATGAACAAACCACAGTATCCCGGAGTCAGCTTCACAGAGCTCTTCCCCGACTGGGCTTTTCCTTCTGACTCGGAGCACGACAAGTTAAAAAGTAAGATATTTCATGAAAGTTGCATTTAAATTCACCGTGATTCATCACCAGCTTTTTTAATATCGCTGTAGTGAAATACATGCCCTGGCCCTTGTATGCAGCTGCACTAATCTGTGGCATTTAGAGTTAGACATCGTGCCTCATGAACCAGAAAACACATCCCGACATTCCCAGTGGTGCTGCCCAGCACTGCAACAGGATGTCAACACTTCTCATGAGGATCGCTTAAATGAAGCGGCGCTCTGGGCGTTTTTCCACACCAACACTCTCCTTTGTTGCAACAACAGCAAGTCAAGCACGGGACCTGCTGTCCAAAATGCTGGTCATTGATCCAGAATGCCGCATCTCTGTGGAGGAAGCCCTCAACCACCCGTACATCCATGTGTGGTACGATCCGGCAGAGGCGGACGCGGTGAGGAAACCGTTCCTGCAGTGGAGTGTTTTTCTTGTCAGTATAGGAGCTCCAACTTAACTGATTTGAGCGTTTCTTTCGATGTGAAGCCTCCTCCCCAGATATCGGATAAGCAGCTGGAAGAAAGAGAGCACACGATCGAGCAGTGGAAAGGTAGGAGGTGCTGCCCCCTACAGAGGGACTCCGGAAGTGCAGACAATTTGAGTTTTTCTTATTCAAAATCAGCATGATGGGTGACCCTCATCCTCACGATCACCATATTGATGCTAATTTTAACAGAGTTGCCCTTGTTAAAAGGTCTTGACAGTATTATGGCAAAGTAATTAATGCTCTGGTGAATTTGTAGAAAGATAAGTTTGCTTGTGACCTTGAAGATAGACCTGCTGCACTGGtctgctttgtgtttttctgcagagcTCATTTATGAGGAAGTGATTGactgggaggagaggaacaagAATGGACTAATGAAAGAGGATTGCTCAGGTATCTTCATCATTAACCGCAGCATTAAGCAACAGGAGACAGCTAGCCCACCGGTAAAAGCATCTAACCTCCGATCCACTGGatcctttgtgtgtctgttgtacCAGACGTGGTGTCGGTCTCCGCCTCCCAGTCGTCATCGGCCAACGACATCTCGTCCATGTCCACGGAGCAAACCTTGGCCTCcgacacagacagcagcagcatcgacACACTGACGGGACCGCTGGACGAGTGTCAGTGAACATCTGGAGCAGTTGGTCATATATACAAATCAACACCACCGCCTTCATTATCTCTTTGTTATTTCATGATTCTGTGCATCCACGCTTCCCTCTCAACCTCGAAGAATAGGTCTATTTTTCtatttgctttatttctgtGATTCCGCTGATACTTTTCAACTCCAGATTATGTTGAGAGAGCTGCCCACGTGACAGTTAGCCAATCCTTGTGGTTCATTCTGATGGAGTACACTGTACATGACTAGAGATTTTCATGGTATCATTGCTTGTTTGGTATGCCTGGATTttaatagttttatttttatagcaAATGTACAATTTGTTTGGCCTCCGCTTTTTATTTGTGATGATATCAGAGCAGACAGATGCTGAACATTGAccacagctgcctgctgctctcctgcatGTTACACCAGGCTCAATAGAAGCTGGGAAGTCAGTCGCGCCTCATTTGGTGCCATCGTCCCACCTTTAGCTAACTAACAGTATTGCTCATCTCCTCGTGCACAGTTTTTTAGCTTGAGTGACTCGCAGCTTTCCCTTTTGTCAAATCTGGGAAACGACATTTGCAGTGTTAAAGTTTTATTTCCTGAAATAATGTACTGTAATTTCAAGATGTCAGGCTTTGGCATTCGTAGTTGCTGTGGATATGTCACTAGTAGAAAAAGTCTTCAGAACCCCCCTATGACGTGAGGTACCAACGGATCTAGTTTATATCCAAATGACGCATTGTTATTATGTGAAATTGAGATGCAAAAAAAACgtatttattttgtgttcttGCAAAGTGTTGCACACGATCACATTGAGGCTGATGTAAATTAAGCCTGACACTTCATCCCATCGCTGCATTGGCTTCAACCTCTCCAAACCATTCCATTAGCACAGGGAATCCAGAAAATCCATCAGCCACCACACGTAGAATTGATATGACAGTAAAACACAAATCATGGTGTTACACTTGCATGAAGGCATCAGTGATGTTAATAGAATACTGTAGTTCCTCATAGAACCTAACTCTGATCAGTTGTGAGTTGTTAGAGAACCTCGATGCTCTTGGAACCTTCATTTGGATGCCTTTTGTTTTTTGGCCTCGTGAGCCTGTTTGTGTCATCAAACTGTGCGTGCGGAGTCCTTCGCGACCTCTTCCGTGCCCTGGATGAAGTGACGGTTGTGGGGGAAGCTGGTCCCAGGATAAAAAAGCAGGCGTCTGGTGTGGATGTAACTCCTGAGTCCTGAGTGAGTCCCAGGACCTCAGAGGTCAAGTTGGAAACTGAACTTTTGGAGCTGCTTCTGTGCAGCGCCGCTTGCACACTGTGGTGGACTTGCAGAACTATGACACTATGGCGTCCCGGGGGACGGTGCCGTACACTATAGTTTCCATTTATAACTCATGTCCTGATTCTTTCAGCCATGCCTTAATGACCGGAGGAGTGGCCGTTTCGCTCCAGACTCCTCGAAAACAAGATTCTGGGTTTAtcacaaaagaaaaggctgtttGTTTACACTGTTCACCTCATCCTTGTGTTCAGTTGGCTTCTCCTTTTCAGAAATGTCTCGTGTAATTGCAACTttgacaaaaaaaggaaacaaacaaaaaaaccagtCAACGTCTGTTGCCGTTACCCACCTAATAAACTGATCATCAATAATGTGCTTGTCATTCCTCGTCTACGCTACTGGATCCTGAGTCGTCTGTGTTACTGTTTGCTCAGAAACTCTTGACTATCCATTCCGTCTTCTTGGCCTCGGTGTTCAGCTCTCCGAACGTGTCGAAGAACTgctccatctccctctgcagAGTCGCGTTGCGTCGGTCCGCAGCAGCTCGCGCTCTCTCCGAATCCCCAATCTTGGCCTGGACCGCCTGGTACCAGCGGCGCTGCTGGGAAAGGTTTGATTTCAGCTggaccacctccacctgcagctcctcgttTCTTTGTTCCAGGCTGAGAGCACAAGGATATCGGTGTGAGACGGTCGGGTTTGAATATAGTCCCAATATTCTGAAGCGGTTAGTTTAAAGGACATTAAGGATTTGAGGGAATGTAGGTGAAAGTTAGCTTTTCATTCTTTAATTCATCtccattttacattttcagtggTCCTAAAGCTCCTTTTAAATGTCCTCAGAAAAAATGTACCCCTGCACTAAAATATGCTGACCTGCTCTGATACTGAAGTTCATTTATTGCCAGAATTTTAATATTAAGAAAACTGCTTATTATTCATCCTGGTGACTTTCACCTTTaatttaaagtcttttttttcaaaagttcAACTCTATATTTAACTTTTTCTCTGTACTTTCTACCTCATGGATCAACGTAATCACGTGTGATCTGAGTTTATGCTTCATGTATTTCAGTGGTCACTTGAGGCCGGTTTGATTTCAACTGTACAATTAATTTGAGctgaaattttacatttttgggCTCCATTTTGTATTTGAAACGTCTCGTAGTCCTCTCAACTGTGCCGACCCGCAGCACTGACCTCGCTCGCTCTTTCTATATCGGTAATAAATGAGGTATGTGTTGTGTCTAGGTCAGCAGCATGGACCCCTTAAATTAGCTCAAGCATGTTACATAACCAAATGTTTCTTGTCAAACAAGACACATTTGTCTTCGAGGTCAGTGCTACCTCAGACCCATTTCCAGGACTTTACCGTAGATAATTAATCTGCGGCTCATGGGAAACTTTAGGATATCTAGAAATGTCTTCTATACCTTtgcattctttattttttgtctctttGCCGTTGTCTGTTCTCAATGATGGAGATGAACTCAAGATACTACCTGAGTATTCGGCCCTCGTACTCCTCCCTCTGTTTGACTATCTGCTGTTGGAGGCTGGTGAGGAGGCTCCGGAGGGCACTGGCAGAGGGGTCAGCCAGGGGGACCGGTGGGGGGACTCCAGCTGGAGCCCACGCAGCCTGATCTTCAGCGGGAGATACCTGAGGAGATACCTGCTGTTGAGAAGGGGGCGTTTGGACCCAGTGTCCCTCTTCTTCATGCTCCTTGTCCTGGTCGTTGAGGATGATCTCACAGGAAGACCAGATGCTGTTGTAATCACTCACTCCTTCTTCATCCCTCAGTCCCTGGAGCTGCCCTGGAACCCAGGCCTGGTacatctgctcctgcaggttcccGTGGAAGCTTGCTTGCATCTCTGTTAGCTGTCGGGGGCTGTTGGGGGTAGCGGCATCAGGGAGGTTATCGTACACAGAGAGTGCGCTGCAGTGCTCCATACTTTGTGACAGCGCTGGACTCTGGTTCGGATCCTCAGCCCCCCAGCAGCTGCCATGTCCTATCTCCCCGCCTCTTGTTCCCTGAGGTCCCTGTCTTCCCAAGTCTTCCCTCCAGCTGCAGTAGCTGTGGTCTGGCCTGGGGCCAGCCCCTCTTCCCTCACTGACCACTGTGGGAACCTCAGCCGGGGCCAGAGCGGTCAGAGGGCTGCAGGAGCCTGGGAGTCTGGttacagctgcacacacaaccCTGCTCTGCACTTCCTTTCCCCTCCCTCGCTGTACGAACGGTGGGCAGTTGTCGTATAGGGGGTCCGTGGAGCAGGAACTGGCTGTGGTTGGGGTCTCATTTGGAAGACAACGCAGCTCCATGATCCAACCTGGTCGGCACCTGTAGGCGCTGCAAGTGTCAGACAACTACCCTTCCCTCGTCCGTCTGCTGTAACTGGCTTTCAGTcattggatttttttgttttgtcagCGTAATTCAGGATGCTGCAACGGTTGCTGATGGATAGATCAGACAGCAaggtgcagcagctctgcaccCCCTGGCTTCTGTCTGCTGTGAAGTGGCTGGTCGGCaggttgctgtgtgtgtgtgtgtgtgtgtgtgtgtgtgtgtgtgtgtgtgttgtgtgtgtgtgtgtgtgtgtgtgtgtgtgtgtctttaagcAGAACTGACCTCAGCTGTTACTAAAGCGCAGCTCCTGGGAGGGACCAGGGAGTGTAATGTAGTCTGGCTCATTCCTAAAGACAGTCACACATAACTGCAGCCACAGAAATAGACAGTGGCCATGGGCGCAAAATACGAAAGACACACAATGAACCAAATAatctgcacacacgcacagacacacacacgatctGTGCAGTGAAATCTCTTCGGGGATTTAAAATTTGATAAATTCGGAGCTGTCTTGCTGCAGACTGCTCACCAATGTCAAGAAAAGTAATAAGAATTttaaaagagggagaaactAGATGATTAGATCTTTTTTCTCCTATTGTCACTCATAAAACCAGAGAAATAAGCAGAGACTGAGAATATGCGGAGAAAACCCTCAAATGTCGGAAGTAGTGCGGTTttaccagcaggtggcgctgctcGCGGTGTTGTGCACAGCCTTTTCAACGTGGCGCACATGGAAATGATGCCACGCTTTGAACAAACAGCCTTATTTTTGGCATCATAAAGACCAGATATGTTTTGGTGTGTTAATTAAACAAGTAAAGACATTCTGTCCTTATAGAAACACGACTGCAGTCAAATACTGGCACGAAGACAATTCAATGACTGCAGactaaaaaaataacaaattaaataGATAAAAACAGCTATTTGATTTTCaggcatttctgtgtgtttttcttgtgaTGCTGACCtacagctaacaggctaacaggcTTCTGCTGTGCTCATGCAGAATTTAAATAACAAGATATGTAAATCTTTATAACCACGGCCGTAACTGTACTGACGAAGCGAATGTGTTTCGCAGCTTTCAAAAAAATAGCTggttacattttacaaatgtCTCggtgtttctctgttttcttgtttgtttggttttttttataagGGAACCTAAAATAACCTTGAagtgtgtctgctgctgcatATTTTATCCTGCATGTTTACAATGTGAAAGCACCGCTGTTATCAGCCAAATGGAaatctccctctgtcctccaacgccacgcgcgcacacgcagaCGTGCGTCGGCATGGCGAATATGTGAACTATTCTGCTGCCGTGCTGAAACTTTGAAATGCTTTCAAGTGTCCAGATTGAGACGTCAAGGGCGGCCATAAAAGAAAAGTGCAACCCGGAACGATGCACTCTACTCTGTCTCCTGTCCCTCCGAGGCTTTGCCCTGACCTCCGTCTGTCACCGCCAAACTTCATCTTGCTGGAACCGCAGCAGCCCATCACAGCTGTAACCTCCTGGACTGCCCGGTCCTCTCAAGGACCCACATTGTtccctgcactcctcctcctcctcctcctcctcctcctcctcctcctctgcctccctctacATCTGCATAGTTGTTTGTAGCCATAACGACAGGATCCATAGCAACGCAGACCCCGTGTTCTAAATAATAAAGGCagacagatgagaggaagggTGGTTATTTCAGCACACGTCTGGATGGGGAGGAACTTAAGATGGCCTTGGTCGGTAGGATACTAGAACGCATCTCTTTGAGCTGCACAAGGATGCGTGTTGCATCATGTACGTGCGGTGCATGAACCCACCGTGCAGGTGTAACACGAAATCACGCCAGGATTGGCTACATCTGCCATCCTTTGCTGCTGTCATGAGTACAGTAGTTACCTCTCATCTCCATCTCCCCTGCAAGCGTCTGACTGTCGCTCTGCACCCGTGTGCCTGTCTGCCGCTCGTGCGTCACCAGCGTGGGTACGTCGCTGCGATGCTGAATTGGATTATCAAAAACACACCTCTGCTTCTCGCCACAGCTGCAGACATCTGCCTGCTAAAAGAAGCTTTTTATCGCTTgtaggctttatttatttatttttgttatcaCACATTTAGACAACCAATTAACAGCCTAGGCAGTTGCCATGGGGACCCTTTTTGAGCAACACCTTTAATGACCCACCTGCCTTTGTGACtgactgcaccccccccccccccagcgagTGGTGAAGGTGTGATGTGAGGCATATCTGCAGCCAACATGTCCCAGAGTTGTCCTGTATGGACACAAGTCAAAGTCAGTGGAATAAAAATTAGATGgacaaaaaagcagaaatggagGTGAAGCGTGTAAATATGATCAAATTTGGTAAGGTTTTGAGGCTTTGGTTGAAGGATGGCTCTATCTGGTGGTTTCCTGGCTATCAGTGGgggtggagcaggagggggagtaGCTGGCAGACAGAAACAGCGAGGAACcgaaggagggaggagatggaaTGGAAGCGGTGTCAATAGAGGAGGAGGCTTGCGGAAGATCACGTGGGGTTGCTCTTCTCTGCACTGTGGGAGCCTCCACAGACGAGCTGGGAGCAGGAAAACGGCTTTTAAAGGGGATAAATCAGATTTATCGCGCCTGATTACTGCACGGAAGCTTCTGAGAGGAAGGGTTTAAAAGGATGATTCACAGGCAAGAAAGATCAGCAAATCAATAAACCAATCAATGTAACCAAATCTGCAGTAGAGGTGAATCATAGGATTAGCCAAACCAGTGTTGCCAGTTAGACCGAGCAGACAGCGTCAGAGCCTTTGATACCTCACACACGAGTGATTCGATGCATTAAATCAGTGATCGATTGAGGGAGCCTGAATCAGGCCCAGTCAGTGTTTGACCATTGAGCTGTTGAATAACCAACAAGGTGTGTGTCACCTACACTGAAATATATTTgctgtggtgtgggtgtgtgtgtgtgtgtgtgtgtgtgtgtgtgtgtgtgtctgtgtgtgccactGAATACTGGGAGGCCTCGGCTCACTAGCTAGTCTCATTGTTGCTGTGGGAGACCGTACTGGGTCAACTGGTCAGCTGGGAGTGAAGATGATGGGAGAGGTGTCAAAAGTGAAGAGGGTCATCCTGAGCCTTTCTGCATGttttcacacacatacacacacacacacatacacacacacacacgcacaccacagcAAATATATTTCAGTGTAGGTGAAGAGCAATCACTCTCAGCGATAATATTCTTGGCATAtttccaagtgtgtgtgtgtgtgtgtgtgcgtgtgtgtgtgtgtgtgtgtgtgtgtgtgtgtctgtgtgtgccactGAATACTGGGAGGCCTCGGCTCACGAGCTAGTCTCATTGTTGCTGTGGGAGACCGTACTGGGTCAACTGGTCAGCGAAGATGATGGGAGAGGTGTCAAAGGTGAAGAGGGTCATCCTGAGCCTTTCTgcatgttttcacacacacaggcacacacacacacacacacacacacacacacatgcgcacaccaCAGCAAATATATTTCAGTGTAGGTGAAGAGCAATCACTCTCAGCGATAATATTCTTGGCACATTtccaagcgtgtgtgtgtgtgtgtgtgtgtgtgtgtgtgtgtgtgtgtgtgtgtgtgtgtgctgaggcaGCACTCTGACAGGATCGCAGGTCCTCGTACACTCCATGAATCACATTGGTCTCCCTCCTGCTGCCTTTTATTGGTAGTCAAATAGAGGTCTGCAGCTCATACAGTATTTATTTAGACAACTGATAGCACACACCAACACCAGAACAAGACCAGAAGGCCTCAAACAACACAAATATAAACCTGGgatgcagagagaaaagaataTTGTATAGAAGTCAGAGCAGCTCAGATTGTTTGTCTTTAcatgaaggattttttttatgaaaatggGGAAAAGGAGGGACGTATAGAGGAGGCTGTTGAATTTAGACTCGTGTTCCTCTGTTGCCAgggctcccctccccctctgcgaACATGGAGGAAGGCcgttttctctgctgtttaCCCAGTAAACGAACAGGAACTTCACATGTCATTCCTTGGAAGAGCCACACAAaaccactgctgctgcctgagaTTGTCAGAGGAAACAATCTCTCTGGGTTTATTTTTCATCCACACGCATTCCTCAGCATGTCTGACCACTACAGGATTTCACATCCTTTTGTTAGTCAACACTGACTTCAAATTTGACCGAAGCCGTGAGCTTTTCTCCACATAATAAAGCAGGACGTTATGAATATGTATCCAGCTAATGGCTCGTTTAAGGATCTCTCGTTAGATTGTATGAGTAGATGTGTGTGACTCTGTGTTTACGTCTGTTGAGGGTGCAGTTAACAACAGGTTGCTCGGCTGGTCTGGAGGAGGCACGGTTCACTCCAGCGTGGCTGGTTTTGCTGCAGACTGTAAAGGAAACACCCCTCCGCCTGGTCGCCGCGGTGATTATTAGTCATATACGGAAGTCTGGCCCAATTCCTGCCACATGACGGACGCTTAAGACAGCAAATATTGGGGTTGTTTGTTTGAATGTTTACCATGACAGTGAAGACGTTTGTGGTCCTGAGCGTGTCTGTTCTGATGCGTCTGTCTTCTGGCTGCTAGTAGCTCCAgtacaggagggagagagagcctgAGGGATCGGACATCTTCCTAGCTAGATTTCATATCGCTGCCTTTCTCGTGGGAGGACAGAAGATCACATACTTGTGCATGTGATGGTGcacacctcccccaccccccccacggCCCGTGGGCACAGACATTTTCAGAATATAGCATTTGCTCCTTCCTCACAGCAGAGACGGGTGCTTTGTAACATCGTTCAAAAATCACAAAGCGCTCTTCCAAAATCTTTTACACCATCTTGATTCTTTTAtatgtctgtgcgtgcgtgtgtgtgtgtgtgtgtgcatgtgtgtgtgtctgttaagGGGGGCTTTATTTACTGTGATAGTGTGCTGTGACAGAGCCGATCCTCCATCTGTCAGAAGTAATCTCCTGTGCATTCTCAAGCCTCCATGAGCAAATGTGCAGGTATGAAAAGAGTCACATCCAGAGTGTGGTTGTGAATGAGGGACACTCTGAAGAGGGGAATTAAACCGAGTTATTTTGATgtaatgctgctgcagaggctcgGATGCATCAGACACCTTAACACAATGATATCAAATACGCTCGCTCAAGCCCGCGTATCTATAGAAAATCACATTATTGAACATAATGGCTCCTGAACAAtctttatttctcatttctTCCTCATCTGGATGCAGTTCTCTCTGTGGTGAATCCCTTTCTCGTCTTTgtgatcatttattttaaacctCTGCGTCCACTCAGAAGTGtattaaagcacatttaaacCGTCTTCTCCAAAGTGCATCAGGTAGACCGGAGTAGAAATGTGCTTTTCCAAGTATAAGAGGCTGATCTCAGACGGATGTGTCGCCCATCTGTGCTTCGACTGCAAGAACTCAGGAAGAAAGCGAGATGTCTTTAGTCTATTTTTAGAGCAAGAGCATTGTTTGCTGAAGCTTTGACACAGCAACAGCTCGAGGGTGCCCGCATCAGATTTACAGTACACAGCACGAAAGCAAGGATACATCATTTCTACTAAAAAATGATCTTTATTACAGTCAGTACAGTGTGTGTTCAGACTGTCCCTCCATCAACATCTTTGCTAACAGCCAAAAAAATGCATTCTGAGACCCGCAGATGCACAATTTACAGTTGAGAACATTAAATCCTGCGTTTGGAGTGGCTGCTCAGCTTGCCCGCCAGCTGTGGAAGAGGGAGTTTGATGCACAGCTGGACCTTTGGAACCGCCGTGACTACGATCACAGCTGCTCCTGTCTGTACCTCTGACAGAGCAAAGGAACGTACAAAACGGACAAAAGAGGCCATATATTTCCCCTGCTAGTGTTTTAATGGTGACTGCTGCTACAAGAGGAGAGGTGCACAGAGAGCAACGA
This genomic stretch from Takifugu flavidus isolate HTHZ2018 chromosome 9, ASM371156v2, whole genome shotgun sequence harbors:
- the mapk9 gene encoding mitogen-activated protein kinase 9, producing MSEEEGHFYSVQVGDSTFTVLKRYQQLRAIGSGAQGIVCSALDTVLGIPVAVKKLCRPFQNQTHAKRAYRELVLLKCVNHKNIIRLINVFTPQKSLEEFQDLYLVMELMDANLCQVIHMDLDHERMSYLLYQILCGIRHLHSAGIIHRDLKPSNIVVKSDCTLKILDFGLARTACTNFMMTPYVVTRYYRAPEVILGMKYKENVDIWSVGCIMGEMVKGSVIFQGTDHIDQWNKVIEVLGTPNLEFMNRLMETVRNYVMNKPQYPGVSFTELFPDWAFPSDSEHDKLKTSQARDLLSKMLVIDPECRISVEEALNHPYIHVWYDPAEADAPPPQISDKQLEEREHTIEQWKELIYEEVIDWEERNKNGLMKEDCSDVVSVSASQSSSANDISSMSTEQTLASDTDSSSIDTLTGPLDECQ
- the LOC130530890 gene encoding rho GTPase-activating protein 22-like — protein: MELRCLPNETPTTASSCSTDPLYDNCPPFVQRGRGKEVQSRVVCAAVTRLPGSCSPLTALAPAEVPTVVSEGRGAGPRPDHSYCSWREDLGRQGPQGTRGGEIGHGSCWGAEDPNQSPALSQSMEHCSALSVYDNLPDAATPNSPRQLTEMQASFHGNLQEQMYQAWVPGQLQGLRDEEGVSDYNSIWSSCEIILNDQDKEHEEEGHWVQTPPSQQQVSPQVSPAEDQAAWAPAGVPPPVPLADPSASALRSLLTSLQQQIVKQREEYEGRILSLEQRNEELQVEVVQLKSNLSQQRRWYQAVQAKIGDSERARAAADRRNATLQREMEQFFDTFGELNTEAKKTEWIVKSF